The genomic region TTAATTCAGATAGTCGATTAAAGAGATAGTTACCTATCTCTTTTGCATTTTCAACCAGATTTTCTTCGATAATGGCATTAATCACGGCTAATGTTCCGGCACAGACTAAAGGATTTCCGCCGAAAGTAGAGGCATGCGTTCCTGGTGTAAAAAGGTCAGCTAATTCAGGTTTGGCGACCATTGCCCCAATTGGCAGACCACTTCCCAGCCATTTCGCCAGGGTGATAATATCCGGGATAATCCCGTAATGCTCGTAGCCAAACATCTTACCTGTTCGACCAATTCCTGTCTGGACTTCGTCTAAAATAAGCAATATTTTATGTTCATCACACAAGGCGCGCAATCCTTTTAAATATTGTTCGTCTGCAACATTAACGCCTCCTTCTCCTTGAATTAGTTCAATCAGGATAGCACAGGTAGATGGGGTAATAGCCTTTTTTATCTCGTCAAGGTTATTGAATGGTACATACTTAAAACCATCAACCAATGGTTCAAATCCTTTATGTATTTTATCCTGACCTGTAGCGGTTAAGGTAGCTAATGTTCTTCCGTGAAATGAGCCAGTCATTGTAATTATTTCATATTTACCCTGACCGTATATTCTGGCAAGTTTAATTGCGGCTTCATTTGCCTCCGCCCCACTATTGGCAAAAAATACCTTCCCTTCAAAGGATATTGAAGACAATTTCTGAGCTAATTCTATCTGTGGAATGGTATAATAAAGATTGGAAAAATGTATCAGGTTATTTGCCTGTTCTGTAATCGCCCTGACTAACCGAGGATGGCTATGTCCAATACTATTTACTCCCTGTCCAAAGAAATCTAAGTATTCTTTACCATTAATATCCCAGATTTTAATTCCTTTCCCTTTGACGAAACATACTGGAAAGCGTTTATAGACAGGAACCATAAATCTT from bacterium harbors:
- a CDS encoding aspartate aminotransferase family protein, producing MITQKQIIEQEKRFMVPVYKRFPVCFVKGKGIKIWDINGKEYLDFFGQGVNSIGHSHPRLVRAITEQANNLIHFSNLYYTIPQIELAQKLSSISFEGKVFFANSGAEANEAAIKLARIYGQGKYEIITMTGSFHGRTLATLTATGQDKIHKGFEPLVDGFKYVPFNNLDEIKKAITPSTCAILIELIQGEGGVNVADEQYLKGLRALCDEHKILLILDEVQTGIGRTGKMFGYEHYGIIPDIITLAKWLGSGLPIGAMVAKPELADLFTPGTHASTFGGNPLVCAGTLAVINAIIEENLVENAKEIGNYLFNRLSELKDKYSFIKEVRGKGLMIGMELEFPGQPIVTTCLEHGLIINCTVEKVLRLLPPLIVTKQDVDEAVKILDKVIFSPQRHRDAEKKIKIYGR